The Fimbriimonas ginsengisoli Gsoil 348 genome window below encodes:
- a CDS encoding PIN domain-containing protein: protein MQEIKFEKDDVFALENLYPDPTLLLDLDIKSLREVTESALVFLDANALLFLYRVSNEDLSSFGAVLQQLSESDRLRIPARAFREFAKHRPNKIGEIHSGLLNSFSQAKQPEQIKHRFLADLAEFKALEKEATALAKARLEYNKAHDNLVNVIKSWRWNDPVTNLYKSFVQAHSIVECTMSEDALLSEIERRIKHNIPPGYADKSKNDHGAGDIIIWLTILQEAANKRRNAIFVSSDAKTDWFHQSNGPLHLRYELSYEYAQVSNNHSVHVVEWSELLKVLKQPEKVVRDVKQHEVRERYRNRAIFKNQAASNQAIQALRKLLTDAEILKKEANHKFMRDLESKPEMLRDIIIHDAFDDERRIEGQALLRYKTAVQPTVRETLSELINKKDPGSVDWQLFELMEEPGSLEELKTVLKNLLELEDG from the coding sequence ATGCAAGAAATTAAGTTTGAAAAGGACGACGTATTCGCTCTGGAGAATCTATATCCGGACCCAACTCTTCTACTTGATCTTGACATAAAATCTCTAAGAGAGGTAACAGAATCAGCGCTAGTGTTCCTTGATGCAAATGCACTTCTTTTCCTTTATAGAGTTTCAAATGAAGATTTAAGCTCTTTCGGAGCAGTACTACAACAGCTGTCAGAATCAGATAGGCTTCGGATTCCGGCCCGCGCTTTTCGCGAATTCGCAAAACACCGTCCCAACAAGATTGGGGAAATTCATAGTGGTCTACTCAATTCTTTTAGCCAAGCCAAGCAGCCCGAACAAATTAAGCACAGGTTCTTGGCCGATCTGGCAGAATTCAAGGCCCTTGAAAAAGAAGCAACGGCCCTAGCAAAGGCGAGACTGGAATACAATAAGGCTCACGACAATCTTGTGAACGTGATAAAGTCCTGGCGATGGAATGATCCGGTAACAAATTTATATAAATCGTTTGTCCAAGCTCATTCCATTGTCGAGTGTACTATGAGCGAAGATGCGCTTCTAAGTGAAATCGAGCGCCGCATCAAACACAATATTCCGCCTGGTTATGCCGATAAGTCGAAGAATGACCATGGCGCAGGTGATATCATTATTTGGCTGACTATTCTCCAAGAAGCGGCTAATAAGAGACGGAACGCTATCTTTGTCTCCAGCGATGCCAAAACGGACTGGTTTCACCAAAGCAATGGTCCGCTTCATCTTCGTTACGAGTTATCTTATGAATACGCTCAAGTATCGAATAATCATAGCGTCCATGTTGTCGAATGGAGCGAATTGCTGAAGGTTCTGAAGCAGCCAGAGAAAGTTGTTCGGGATGTGAAACAGCATGAAGTTCGTGAACGGTACAGAAATCGGGCGATCTTCAAAAATCAAGCAGCATCAAATCAGGCGATTCAAGCTTTGCGCAAACTATTGACGGACGCTGAAATCCTAAAGAAAGAAGCTAACCATAAGTTTATGCGGGATTTGGAAAGCAAGCCAGAAATGTTGCGAGACATAATTATTCATGATGCGTTTGACGATGAGCGAAGGATTGAAGGACAGGCTCTATTACGCTATAAAACAGCTGTTCAGCCTACTGTTCGGGAAACGTTATCCGAATTGATTAACAAGAAAGACCCTGGTTCTGTAGATTGGCAACTATTCGAGTTGATGGAAGAACCCGGGTCTCTAGAAGAACTCAAGACTGTCCTAAAGAACTTGCTTGAACTAGAAGACGGGTAA
- a CDS encoding LAGLIDADG family homing endonuclease: MKISRYFTTSGQDPYSGIPFEPRRSEIRNPDGSTVFLMENVMVPAHWSQVATDILAQKYFRKAGLPVGEIHGAEYAPSLKDVLTPKEDRETDSRQVFHRLAGCWRYWGEKNNYFDTTEDAQAFYDELVHMLARQVAAPNSPQWFNTGLHFAYGITGVPQGHYYVNPKTNELERSQNAYERPQPHACFILSVKDDLVNEGGIMDLWTREARIFKYGSGVGTNFSKLRAGNEKLSGGGKSSGLMSFLRVGDRSAGAIKSGGTTRRAAKMVCLDLDHPDIEEFINWKVKEEQKVAALVTGSKLNERHLNAVMKACYEGGKAQSAKREDSSSLTPHASHLAPGTPDFNPRTNKALRLAIAEAKLDEIPPNYIQRAIQFAQQGFTKIEFPTFDTGYESEAYITVSGQNSNNSVRVPNAFFHAVEKGDTWNLTARTTGKTIKTVDAQDLWEQICEAAWNSADPGLQYDTTINEWHTCPVDGRINASNPCVTGDTLVATAKGYRRIVDLVGERVEVINGHGRKVTVEKVFKTGTKPVFELKTAAGYRLKLTADHRVLTANRGDVPACELMLDDVVVLERPGFGTESIDRPLAELVGAAVGDGCLTKGANDQRFLFVTLGHDEAELAERMRRNLETVKDSLAVDGRSKRTTTIQTTPTSLRVGTSVRPVLEAIEEIATLGEGAAHKAFRNRVFELDRESQAAILRGLFSADGTVANYGEKSQYVSLDSTSLTLIQQVQLLLLGFGIKGKIYENRRPLANTSAMLPDGQGGHKECEVQQMHSLRISRASRLAFEQEIGFLPESRKANALADLNRRVSAYADPMFDRVASLTPCGIEDVYDLTEPESHHFVANGLVVHNCSEYMFLDDTACNLASINLVRFYDQQTGKFDLTGYQHAIRVWTVVLEISVLMAQFPSKDIAQLSYDFRTLGLGYANLGALLMQMGYAYDSQEGFAITGALTAILGGGSYAASAEMAKEQQPFPRYEANKEHMLRVIRNHRRAAYNTADEYEGLSVLPVGIDQKICPPDMLQAAHRAWDRALELGTANGFRNAQVTVLAPTGTIGLIMDCDTTGIEPDFALVKFKKLAGGGYFKIINQSVPPSLTKLGYSDAQIGEIIGYALGHKSLKGAPYINHETLRAKGFGPDQLAALETALENAFEIGFAFNKWTFGDDFCHNVLGFTDEQLNDWSFNMLAELGWTRAEIDAANLYCCGTMTVEGAPGLKPEHLPVFDTANRCGKIGTRFISAEGHIRQMAAAQPFLSGAISKTINLPGEATVKAVNDAYWLSWTLGLKANALYRDGSKLSQPLNASSDDAAAAILEATLEEEEVAPASSRQPELAPASSFSSVPDQPSVINHQTSLAEEAATKLVYRYISRRRTLPGRRKGYTQKARVGGHKVYLRTGEFEDGSLGEIFIDMHREGAAFRSLMNCFAIAISLGLQYGVPLEEFVEAFVFTRFEPNGSVQGHDNIKMSTSVIDYIFRELALSYLARTDLVQVKPEDLQGDTVGRPSQVPDFEEEEVEDDHLEGQIPGRAAQPHDSKGFYATRDNAPQASLPLDDNPQAVGSPTWTLEQKQKNAPAQYEDRYVSGNGSNGKVLVESAQTNLFAPAPTPNAQRPTPSAAPTPQHRNTPTPRLPGGEIAEKVRQARLKGYEGDPCTNCGAFTMVRNGVCLKCDTCGETSGCS; encoded by the coding sequence ATGAAAATCTCCCGCTACTTCACCACGTCCGGCCAAGACCCCTACTCGGGGATTCCCTTCGAGCCCCGCCGCAGCGAGATCCGTAACCCGGACGGCTCCACCGTTTTCCTTATGGAAAACGTGATGGTCCCCGCGCACTGGTCGCAGGTCGCCACCGATATCCTGGCCCAGAAATATTTCCGAAAGGCCGGACTCCCCGTGGGCGAGATCCACGGCGCGGAGTACGCGCCGTCTCTGAAAGACGTCCTCACCCCCAAGGAAGACCGCGAGACCGACTCTCGCCAGGTCTTCCACCGCCTCGCCGGCTGCTGGCGATACTGGGGCGAGAAGAACAACTACTTCGACACCACCGAAGACGCCCAGGCGTTCTACGACGAGCTCGTGCACATGCTCGCCCGCCAGGTCGCCGCACCGAACTCGCCGCAGTGGTTCAATACCGGACTCCACTTCGCCTACGGCATCACCGGCGTTCCTCAGGGGCACTACTACGTCAACCCCAAGACGAACGAGCTGGAGCGGAGCCAAAACGCGTACGAGCGACCCCAGCCCCACGCCTGCTTCATCCTCAGCGTGAAGGACGACCTCGTCAACGAGGGCGGAATCATGGACCTGTGGACCCGCGAGGCCCGCATCTTCAAGTACGGCTCCGGCGTCGGCACCAACTTTTCCAAACTCCGCGCCGGTAACGAAAAGCTGAGCGGCGGCGGCAAGAGCAGCGGCCTCATGTCGTTCCTGCGCGTCGGCGACCGATCGGCCGGCGCCATTAAATCCGGCGGCACCACCCGCCGGGCCGCCAAAATGGTCTGCCTCGACCTGGACCACCCCGATATCGAAGAGTTCATCAACTGGAAGGTCAAAGAGGAGCAAAAAGTAGCCGCGCTGGTAACCGGCTCCAAGCTGAACGAGCGGCACCTTAACGCGGTGATGAAGGCATGCTACGAAGGTGGCAAAGCGCAGAGCGCGAAGCGTGAAGATTCCTCTTCCCTCACGCCTCACGCCTCACACCTCGCGCCTGGCACCCCCGATTTCAACCCCAGAACGAATAAAGCCCTCCGCCTCGCCATCGCCGAGGCCAAGCTCGACGAGATTCCGCCGAATTACATTCAGCGCGCCATCCAGTTCGCGCAGCAGGGGTTCACCAAGATCGAGTTCCCCACCTTCGACACCGGCTACGAGAGCGAGGCGTACATCACCGTCTCCGGGCAGAACAGCAACAATTCCGTCCGCGTGCCGAACGCGTTCTTCCACGCCGTGGAGAAAGGCGACACCTGGAACCTCACCGCCCGGACCACTGGAAAAACAATTAAGACGGTCGACGCCCAAGACCTCTGGGAGCAGATCTGCGAAGCCGCCTGGAACTCCGCCGACCCCGGCCTGCAGTACGACACCACCATCAACGAGTGGCACACCTGCCCCGTTGATGGCCGCATCAACGCGAGCAACCCATGCGTGACCGGCGACACCCTCGTCGCCACCGCCAAGGGGTACCGGCGCATCGTCGACCTCGTCGGCGAGCGCGTTGAGGTCATCAACGGCCACGGTCGCAAGGTCACCGTCGAGAAGGTCTTCAAGACCGGCACCAAGCCGGTCTTCGAGCTCAAGACCGCTGCCGGCTACCGCCTCAAGCTCACCGCCGACCACCGCGTTCTCACCGCCAACCGCGGCGACGTGCCCGCTTGTGAGCTGATGCTGGACGACGTAGTGGTCCTGGAGCGTCCCGGCTTCGGGACCGAGTCGATCGACCGCCCGCTCGCCGAGCTAGTCGGCGCCGCCGTCGGAGACGGCTGCCTCACCAAGGGTGCCAACGACCAGCGTTTCCTCTTCGTCACCCTCGGCCACGACGAGGCCGAACTGGCCGAACGGATGCGCCGGAACCTGGAAACCGTCAAGGATTCCCTGGCTGTCGATGGACGATCCAAGCGGACGACCACGATCCAAACCACGCCGACCAGCCTCCGCGTCGGAACTTCCGTCCGGCCCGTGCTCGAAGCGATCGAAGAGATCGCCACCCTCGGCGAAGGCGCCGCCCACAAAGCGTTCCGCAACCGCGTCTTCGAGCTCGACCGCGAATCCCAAGCGGCCATTCTTCGAGGCCTCTTCTCCGCCGACGGCACCGTCGCCAACTATGGCGAGAAGTCCCAGTACGTCTCGCTCGATAGCACCAGCCTGACCCTGATCCAACAGGTTCAGCTCCTCCTCCTCGGCTTCGGCATCAAGGGCAAGATCTACGAGAACCGACGTCCGCTCGCCAACACCTCCGCGATGTTGCCCGATGGCCAAGGGGGCCACAAAGAGTGCGAGGTCCAGCAGATGCACAGTCTGCGGATCAGCCGCGCCTCCCGGCTCGCCTTCGAGCAAGAGATCGGCTTCCTGCCCGAGAGCCGCAAGGCGAACGCTCTCGCCGATCTCAACCGCCGCGTGAGCGCCTACGCGGACCCGATGTTTGATCGCGTGGCTAGCCTCACGCCGTGCGGAATCGAAGATGTGTATGACCTGACCGAACCGGAGAGCCACCACTTCGTGGCGAACGGCCTCGTCGTTCACAACTGCTCCGAATACATGTTCCTTGACGACACTGCCTGCAACCTCGCCAGCATCAACCTGGTCCGGTTCTACGACCAGCAGACCGGCAAGTTCGACCTCACCGGCTACCAGCACGCCATCCGTGTTTGGACGGTCGTGCTCGAGATCTCGGTGTTGATGGCGCAGTTCCCCAGTAAGGACATTGCCCAGCTTAGCTACGATTTCCGCACCCTCGGCCTCGGCTATGCCAACCTTGGCGCGCTGCTGATGCAGATGGGCTACGCCTACGATTCGCAGGAAGGGTTCGCTATCACCGGCGCCCTTACCGCCATCCTCGGCGGCGGCAGCTACGCCGCGTCGGCCGAAATGGCGAAGGAGCAGCAGCCGTTCCCCCGCTATGAGGCGAACAAGGAGCACATGCTCCGCGTGATCCGCAACCACCGCCGCGCCGCCTACAACACGGCCGACGAATACGAAGGGCTCAGCGTCCTTCCCGTCGGCATCGACCAAAAGATCTGCCCGCCCGACATGCTACAAGCCGCCCACCGCGCCTGGGACCGAGCGCTGGAGCTGGGAACCGCAAACGGTTTCCGAAACGCCCAGGTCACCGTGCTCGCCCCCACCGGCACCATCGGCCTCATCATGGATTGCGACACCACCGGAATCGAGCCGGACTTTGCCCTCGTGAAGTTCAAGAAGCTCGCCGGCGGCGGCTACTTCAAGATCATTAACCAGTCGGTTCCGCCGTCGCTCACTAAGCTCGGCTACTCCGACGCGCAGATCGGCGAGATCATCGGCTACGCCCTCGGCCACAAGTCACTCAAGGGCGCGCCGTATATCAACCACGAGACGCTGCGGGCGAAGGGGTTCGGACCCGATCAGCTCGCCGCGCTGGAAACCGCGCTGGAGAACGCCTTCGAGATCGGCTTCGCCTTCAACAAGTGGACCTTCGGTGACGACTTCTGCCACAACGTCCTCGGCTTCACCGACGAGCAGCTCAACGACTGGTCGTTCAACATGCTCGCCGAGCTCGGCTGGACCCGCGCCGAGATCGACGCCGCCAACCTCTACTGCTGCGGAACCATGACCGTGGAAGGCGCCCCGGGCCTGAAGCCGGAGCACCTGCCCGTGTTCGACACCGCCAACCGCTGCGGCAAGATCGGCACCCGCTTCATCTCCGCCGAGGGCCACATCCGCCAAATGGCCGCCGCCCAGCCGTTCCTCTCCGGCGCCATCAGCAAAACCATCAACCTCCCCGGCGAAGCCACCGTCAAGGCCGTCAACGACGCCTACTGGCTCTCCTGGACGCTCGGCCTGAAGGCCAACGCCCTCTACCGAGACGGCTCCAAGCTTTCTCAGCCGCTAAACGCCTCGTCCGACGACGCCGCGGCGGCGATCCTGGAGGCGACGTTGGAAGAAGAAGAAGTGGCGCCGGCTTCCAGCCGGCAGCCCGAACTCGCCCCAGCGAGTTCCTTCTCCTCCGTGCCCGATCAACCATCAGTCATCAATCATCAAACATCACTAGCCGAGGAGGCAGCAACAAAGCTAGTCTATCGGTATATAAGCCGCCGCCGAACCCTTCCCGGTCGGCGCAAGGGATACACCCAGAAGGCGCGCGTCGGCGGACACAAGGTCTACCTGCGGACCGGTGAGTTCGAAGACGGCTCGCTCGGCGAGATCTTCATCGACATGCACCGCGAGGGGGCCGCGTTCCGGTCGTTGATGAACTGCTTCGCCATCGCGATCTCCCTCGGCCTCCAGTACGGCGTTCCGCTGGAGGAGTTCGTCGAGGCATTCGTCTTCACCCGCTTCGAGCCGAATGGCTCGGTCCAGGGCCACGACAACATCAAGATGTCGACGTCCGTCATCGACTACATCTTCCGCGAGCTCGCCCTCTCCTACCTAGCCCGCACCGATCTCGTGCAGGTAAAGCCCGAAGACCTCCAAGGCGACACCGTCGGCCGCCCCAGCCAAGTGCCCGACTTCGAGGAAGAAGAAGTAGAAGACGACCACCTAGAAGGCCAAATCCCCGGCCGCGCCGCCCAGCCCCACGATTCCAAGGGTTTCTACGCCACCCGCGACAACGCGCCCCAAGCGTCGTTGCCGCTCGACGATAATCCCCAAGCTGTAGGCTCTCCCACCTGGACCCTGGAGCAAAAGCAGAAAAACGCCCCGGCCCAATACGAAGACCGCTACGTCAGCGGCAACGGCTCCAACGGCAAAGTTCTGGTAGAAAGCGCCCAAACGAACCTGTTCGCTCCGGCCCCAACGCCCAACGCCCAACGCCCAACGCCCTCCGCTGCCCCAACACCCCAACACCGTAACACCCCAACACCCCGCCTGCCCGGCGGCGAAATCGCCGAGAAAGTGAGGCAAGCCCGCCTAAAAGGCTACGAAGGCGACCCCTGCACCAACTGCGGCGCCTTCACTATGGTCCGCAACGGGGTTTGTTTGAAGTGCGATACGTGCGGCGAAACCAGCGGTTGTAGTTGA
- the nrdR gene encoding transcriptional regulator NrdR, protein MQCPFCGGADQKVLDSRPCIDGEAIRRRRECLACGRRFTTFERPERPRIFVIKRDGTRAEFSRDKVFDSMRIACRKRPVSVETIRVLSERIERDLYQDFEDEVTTKEIGARVMRELAPVDTVAYVRFASVYQEFETVSDFARLIEEVQREQSLAPYRGLQESLL, encoded by the coding sequence ATGCAGTGCCCGTTCTGCGGAGGAGCCGACCAAAAGGTGCTCGATTCGCGTCCCTGCATCGACGGCGAGGCGATCCGCCGCCGCCGCGAATGTCTGGCGTGTGGCCGCAGATTCACGACGTTCGAGCGACCCGAAAGGCCGCGAATTTTTGTGATCAAACGGGATGGAACCCGCGCCGAATTCTCCCGAGACAAGGTCTTCGACTCCATGCGAATCGCCTGCCGGAAGCGCCCGGTCTCGGTGGAAACCATCCGCGTCCTTAGCGAGCGAATCGAGCGTGACCTGTACCAAGACTTCGAAGACGAAGTCACCACCAAAGAGATCGGCGCCCGAGTCATGCGCGAGCTCGCCCCCGTCGACACCGTCGCCTACGTCCGCTTCGCCTCCGTCTACCAAGAGTTCGAAACCGTCTCCGACTTCGCCCGCCTCATCGAGGAAGTCCAGAGAGAGCAATCGCTGGCGCCGTATCGAGGCCTGCAGGAGAGCTTGCTGTGA
- a CDS encoding GAF domain-containing protein, translating into MIDSEAADEYMRRLVGAKATGAKLRRRAMETLADLPGYNWSGVYRLEGDTLVLDEYVGAETDHTRIPVGRGVCGTAVAENKNQVVTDVRELSNYLACSAVTRSEIVVLIRDGERVLGQIDVDGHEVGAFDATDESFLERVAAVLAAHWD; encoded by the coding sequence GTGATTGATTCGGAAGCGGCGGACGAATATATGCGTCGACTGGTTGGGGCAAAGGCGACGGGTGCTAAGTTGAGGCGGCGGGCGATGGAGACGCTGGCAGACTTGCCTGGCTACAACTGGAGCGGGGTCTATCGGCTGGAAGGGGACACGCTCGTGCTCGACGAGTATGTAGGGGCGGAGACCGACCATACGCGCATTCCGGTTGGCCGGGGAGTCTGCGGGACGGCGGTCGCGGAAAACAAAAACCAAGTGGTGACCGATGTTCGGGAGCTGTCGAATTACCTCGCTTGCAGCGCGGTCACCAGGAGCGAAATCGTGGTGCTGATCCGCGACGGGGAGCGGGTGTTGGGGCAGATCGACGTCGACGGGCATGAGGTGGGAGCATTTGACGCGACGGATGAGTCATTCTTGGAGCGAGTGGCCGCGGTTTTGGCGGCTCACTGGGATTGA
- a CDS encoding citrate/2-methylcitrate synthase produces the protein MSATTTDKYPNYSPGLEGVPAGISSISEIDSDRSSLQYRGYDVHDLAEQGSYEETAFLLIHGHLPTAAELADFNRLLGAEREVPEAVYTALAAMPKHTHPMDMIRTAYSILAPFDPDYTAPSTDHAANLRKAERIIAKGGTMVANGHRIRQGLAPLKPNPSHTTAQNLLYLMRGEEPDAKTLQVLDASLTLYAEHGFNASTFACRVTVSTLSDLYSGVVTGIGTLRGPLHGGANEEAIRMILEIGEPENAQAWIDDALATKKKIMGFGHREYKKGDSRAFYMSKVAKELGIEKGVTKYGQIADILEKTMAERKNIFPNVDFPASYAYYLLGLPIDLYTPIFVASRVAGYCAHAIEQLDHNRLIRPKQIYEGQENLAYVPVAER, from the coding sequence ATGAGCGCGACGACAACCGATAAATATCCGAACTACAGCCCCGGGCTAGAAGGGGTGCCGGCCGGCATCAGCAGCATCAGCGAGATCGACAGCGACCGGAGCAGCCTGCAATACCGCGGCTACGACGTCCACGATCTGGCCGAGCAAGGGTCTTACGAAGAGACGGCATTCCTGCTGATCCACGGGCATCTGCCCACCGCGGCCGAACTTGCCGATTTTAACCGCCTGTTGGGAGCGGAGAGGGAAGTACCGGAGGCGGTTTACACCGCGCTGGCGGCGATGCCGAAGCATACGCACCCGATGGATATGATCCGGACGGCGTACTCGATCCTCGCCCCGTTTGATCCGGATTACACGGCTCCGAGCACCGACCATGCGGCGAACCTCCGCAAGGCGGAGCGGATCATCGCCAAGGGCGGCACCATGGTGGCGAACGGGCACCGGATCCGTCAGGGTCTCGCCCCACTCAAGCCGAATCCGTCGCATACCACCGCGCAGAACCTGCTTTATCTCATGCGCGGCGAAGAGCCGGACGCGAAGACGCTGCAGGTACTGGACGCCAGCCTTACCCTTTACGCCGAGCACGGTTTTAACGCTTCCACCTTCGCTTGCCGGGTCACGGTGAGCACGCTTTCCGATCTGTACAGCGGCGTGGTCACGGGCATCGGCACGCTACGCGGGCCGCTGCACGGCGGCGCGAACGAGGAAGCGATTCGCATGATCCTCGAGATCGGCGAACCGGAGAACGCGCAGGCTTGGATCGACGACGCGCTTGCCACCAAGAAGAAGATCATGGGATTCGGCCATCGCGAATACAAGAAGGGCGACAGCCGCGCCTTCTACATGAGCAAGGTCGCCAAGGAGCTCGGAATCGAGAAGGGCGTCACCAAATACGGACAGATCGCCGACATCTTGGAGAAGACGATGGCCGAACGGAAGAACATTTTCCCGAACGTCGACTTCCCGGCTTCGTACGCTTACTACTTGTTAGGGTTGCCGATCGACCTGTATACGCCGATCTTCGTCGCCTCACGGGTGGCCGGATACTGCGCCCACGCGATCGAGCAGCTCGATCACAACCGGCTGATCCGTCCGAAGCAGATCTACGAAGGGCAGGAGAATTTGGCCTACGTCCCCGTCGCGGAGCGGTAA
- a CDS encoding CAP domain-containing protein produces the protein MRRVSFALLAGLSMVAAYRTAADAQFSVRVGQFGPRAEVRYARPTLLWEIWPTNPEARVQSVVLTLDGKPVDAQYDPHARAVKYTPNKPMTPGAHNVDCRITFEGGASFDKKWVTRIAEAPLAEFPSPTRDQVEAITAINDLRHALGLTTVVPDQRLNIAAFLHSSYLAKNNENGHAEKPGTPGFLGASGVERLEAYGYVGSCWEDVGFGSHSVTEAVNDLFDAPYHRIPFLQPGSIPFGSGYVDQRTTLEFGASDEGGVVVSPADGQTRVPCLWHNFERPNPLRSRATTTTVTGYPIVLAGFGTGFSRLHGVSARLAGPKGEPITCWLNKPENDDVLTSAAILIPQLPLRAKSTYTATFSAYDDEDRPIDKTVKFTTGARN, from the coding sequence ATGCGTCGCGTCAGCTTTGCCCTGCTTGCTGGGCTTTCAATGGTCGCTGCCTACCGGACTGCTGCCGACGCGCAGTTCTCCGTGCGAGTAGGGCAATTTGGCCCGCGGGCGGAAGTCCGCTACGCTCGACCGACCCTCCTTTGGGAGATTTGGCCGACCAACCCGGAGGCAAGGGTTCAGTCCGTGGTTCTAACTCTCGACGGCAAGCCGGTGGACGCCCAGTACGACCCTCACGCACGGGCGGTCAAATACACTCCGAACAAGCCGATGACGCCGGGGGCGCACAACGTCGATTGCCGAATAACCTTCGAGGGTGGAGCGTCGTTCGATAAAAAGTGGGTCACCCGTATCGCGGAAGCCCCGCTAGCCGAATTCCCGTCGCCGACCCGCGATCAGGTCGAAGCCATAACCGCGATCAACGATCTCCGGCACGCGCTCGGGCTCACTACGGTCGTCCCCGACCAACGCCTAAACATCGCGGCGTTTCTCCACTCCTCCTATCTCGCCAAGAACAATGAAAACGGCCATGCCGAAAAGCCGGGTACCCCCGGCTTCCTCGGCGCATCCGGGGTCGAGCGCCTGGAAGCCTATGGCTATGTCGGAAGTTGCTGGGAGGATGTGGGCTTCGGCTCTCACTCGGTCACCGAGGCGGTCAACGACCTCTTCGACGCCCCCTACCACCGCATTCCGTTCCTCCAGCCCGGATCGATCCCGTTCGGCTCCGGATACGTCGACCAGCGCACCACCCTCGAATTTGGTGCATCCGACGAAGGAGGCGTGGTCGTCTCGCCCGCCGACGGCCAAACCCGAGTTCCCTGCCTCTGGCACAACTTCGAACGGCCGAATCCCCTTCGATCCCGCGCGACGACTACAACCGTCACCGGCTACCCGATCGTGTTGGCCGGCTTCGGAACCGGATTCTCGCGCCTGCACGGCGTTTCGGCGAGACTGGCTGGCCCCAAAGGTGAGCCGATTACCTGCTGGTTAAACAAACCTGAAAACGACGATGTTTTAACCAGCGCCGCCATCCTGATTCCCCAACTCCCGCTTCGCGCCAAGTCGACGTACACCGCCACCTTCTCGGCTTACGACGACGAAGACCGCCCCATCGACAAAACCGTAAAATTCACGACCGGCGCGAGGAACTAG
- a CDS encoding FRG domain-containing protein, with protein MYAESWSHLCGLLFEESWQEPLGRFRSHYAYKGLSSSEYMLTTTLMRLRGDFPAVERHLIRNFKKYAQRDVSTIDSLWNWVALAQHHGLPTRLLDWTYSPFVALHFATAGHDLGHHDSIVWAIDYVGAHELLPDRQRKALREEGSDVWTTELLDAHVPTWEALNGLGDGEDVLFFFEPPSLDQRIVNQYALFSVLSNPSRTIEEWAGVHPHLAKRIVIPKELCWEVRDKLDQANINERVLFPGLDGLSMWLRRHYRQVDR; from the coding sequence GTGTACGCCGAAAGTTGGAGCCACCTGTGCGGGTTGCTTTTCGAGGAGAGCTGGCAAGAACCGCTCGGCCGGTTCCGTTCCCACTACGCATACAAGGGGCTTTCTTCGTCGGAATATATGCTCACGACGACGCTGATGCGGCTACGGGGGGATTTTCCCGCCGTCGAACGGCATCTCATTCGAAACTTCAAAAAGTATGCCCAACGCGACGTGAGCACGATCGACTCGCTGTGGAACTGGGTGGCGCTGGCCCAGCACCACGGGTTGCCGACTCGGTTGCTGGATTGGACCTACTCGCCGTTTGTCGCGCTCCACTTCGCTACCGCGGGACATGACCTGGGGCATCACGACTCGATCGTGTGGGCGATCGACTACGTTGGCGCCCACGAGCTACTGCCGGATCGGCAGCGAAAGGCGTTGCGTGAAGAAGGCTCCGACGTATGGACGACCGAGCTCCTAGATGCCCACGTGCCGACCTGGGAGGCGTTGAACGGGCTTGGCGACGGCGAGGATGTGTTGTTCTTCTTCGAGCCGCCATCGCTCGATCAGCGGATCGTGAATCAGTACGCTCTGTTCTCGGTGCTATCGAATCCGTCGCGCACCATCGAGGAGTGGGCGGGCGTCCATCCGCACCTGGCGAAGCGGATTGTGATCCCGAAAGAGCTCTGCTGGGAAGTGCGGGACAAGCTGGACCAGGCAAACATCAACGAGCGCGTGCTTTTCCCTGGACTAGACGGGTTGAGCATGTGGCTACGACGGCATTATCGGCAGGTCGATCGTTAG